In one window of Microtus pennsylvanicus isolate mMicPen1 chromosome 2, mMicPen1.hap1, whole genome shotgun sequence DNA:
- the Scp2d1 gene encoding SCP2 sterol-binding domain-containing protein 1, with the protein MWKRTDPQAKIKAGDRPQTCHSLALGSATQTTLPPHLLELSDFQGFSVFEDISNHIKEVGAQLVKKVNAIFQLDITKDGKTILQWTIDLKNGSGDTYLGSARLPADTVFIIPDSVFMELVVGKMNPQKAFLAGKFKVKGKVFLSQKLEKIFRDWGKF; encoded by the coding sequence ATGTGGAAGAGAACTGATCCTCAAGCCAAGATCAAAGCAGGAGATAGGCCCCAGACTTGCCATTCTCTGGCTCTGGGGTCGGCCACACAGACAACATTGCCACCACACCTTCTAGAACTGTCAGACTTTCAGGGCTTCTCGGTGTTTGAGGACATTAGCAATCACATCAAAGAAGTAGGAGCCCAACTGGTAAAGAAAGTAAACGCCATCTTTCAGCTGGACATCACCAAAGATGGGAAGACCATTCTGCAATGGACCATTGACCTCAAGAATGGTTCTGGGGACACGTACCTGGGATCTGCCCGGCTTCCAGCAGACACTGTCTTCATCATTCCTGACTCTGTATTCATGGAGTTAGTTGTGGGTAAGATGAACCCACAGAAGGCTTTCCTGGCTGGCAAGTTCAAAGTGAAAGGCAAAGTTTTCCTTAGCCAGAAGCTGGAGAAGATCTTCAGAGACTGGGGCAAATTTTAA